One window of the Caminibacter pacificus genome contains the following:
- the fliW gene encoding flagellar assembly protein FliW produces the protein MKFNVVLPILGFEDEKEFELEEVSDIFYRLKGKNVTFTLVNPFALRDDYDFEISESEQKALKLDENKKFLVLNIVTLNEDFLKSTVNFAAPLIFNMDDKLMGQVILDKYPYSLAEPLANFKKG, from the coding sequence ATGAAATTTAACGTTGTGCTTCCGATTTTGGGATTTGAGGATGAAAAAGAGTTCGAACTCGAAGAAGTAAGCGATATTTTTTACAGACTAAAAGGTAAAAACGTAACCTTTACACTCGTAAATCCCTTTGCGCTTAGGGACGATTACGATTTTGAAATAAGCGAAAGCGAACAAAAGGCTTTAAAGCTTGATGAAAATAAAAAGTTTTTGGTGTTAAATATCGTAACACTTAATGAAGATTTTCTAAAATCCACGGTAAATTTCGCAGCGCCTTTGATTTTTAATATGGATGATAAACTTATGGGTCAGGTAATACTTGATAAATATCCGTACTCTTTAGCCGAGCCTTTGGCAAATTTTAAAAAAGGATAG
- a CDS encoding pyrroline-5-carboxylate reductase has translation MKVTLIGYGAMASAIAEGLKDKYELEVIGRDKEKLKNFSEKYGAKYYTFEEANIDNKIVILAVKPYVLDEVAQKLKGKAKLLISILAGKPLKELQKIPAFSYIRAMPNVAAKYAASTTAITGDIDSKELATEILGAIGKVVWVNSDDEIDMATAIIGSGPAFLAIIAEAISDGGVYCGLKRDVSIELTKGLFESFAKLDDDFSQIKNSVMSPKGTTAEGIRTLEEEGVRGKIMKGIINTYEKSKKI, from the coding sequence TTGAAGGTCACTTTGATAGGATACGGAGCTATGGCAAGCGCCATAGCCGAGGGATTAAAAGATAAATACGAACTTGAAGTTATAGGAAGAGACAAAGAAAAACTTAAAAACTTCTCAGAAAAATACGGCGCAAAATATTATACTTTCGAAGAAGCTAATATCGATAATAAAATCGTAATTTTAGCCGTAAAACCATATGTTTTGGACGAAGTGGCTCAAAAATTAAAGGGAAAAGCAAAATTATTAATCTCGATTCTTGCCGGAAAACCTCTAAAAGAGTTACAAAAAATCCCCGCTTTTTCATATATAAGAGCAATGCCGAACGTAGCCGCTAAATACGCAGCTTCCACAACCGCAATTACGGGAGATATCGATTCAAAAGAGCTTGCAACCGAAATTTTAGGTGCGATAGGGAAAGTCGTTTGGGTAAATAGTGATGACGAAATCGATATGGCAACCGCAATTATTGGTAGCGGTCCGGCATTTTTGGCTATAATAGCGGAAGCAATTAGTGACGGAGGAGTTTATTGCGGTCTAAAAAGAGATGTCTCAATAGAACTTACAAAAGGTTTGTTCGAGAGTTTTGCAAAATTGGATGATGATTTTTCGCAAATAAAAAACAGCGTAATGTCTCCTAAAGGAACGACGGCAGAAGGTATTAGAACTCTCGAAGAAGAGGGAGTTAGGGGAAAAATAATGAAAGGGATTATAAACACTTATGAAAAGTCAAAAAAAATTTAA